A window of Zingiber officinale cultivar Zhangliang chromosome 5A, Zo_v1.1, whole genome shotgun sequence contains these coding sequences:
- the LOC121980834 gene encoding beta-amylase 2, chloroplastic-like isoform X1 — protein sequence MAHEMEKLVGTSEEEDDEEEEGMELDVKEEEDQDEDGRIHAMVADDVDMGTGGRYFLLPPDLPPEAGDRSDTPTPSSASGSRRSRPAEEKERTKLRERHRRAITGRILSGLRRHGNYNLRVRADINEVIAALAREAGWIVLPDGTTFPSSQAARPVSAVASASATPTTPTSTQPPLSPSLPFRGISPVGALRTLDHPSGRLKGVFTPPISTVDGHCGITVAVPVGANRAREKLTDSYPLIDDSTNSGNDKQSIDVKTRMPERDFSGTSYIPVYVMLPLGVINKYCEVVDPDCLVQQLKNLKSIGIDGVMVDCWWGIVEPHVPQQYNWKGYIRLFEIVRDLKLKLKVVMSFHECGGNIGDNLCIPLPQWVEEIGRCNPNIYFTDSEGRCIPECLSCGVNKERVLLARTALEVYFDFMRSFRVEFDHFFEDGTICEIQIGLGPSGELRYPSFPLRHGWRYPGIGEFQCYDLFLQKHLKKTADARGHSVWARGPNDVGSYNSQPHETGFFSDGGEYNSPYGRFFLGWYSQVLVEHCDNVLFLAKLVFDNSPIAVKIPGIHWWYKTASHAAELTAGFYNPCNRDGYAPIASMLKKHGAALNFTCSELCISEQFEDFPEAMADPEGLAWQVLNAAWDAGIPVSSENVLPCYDRDSYTKILDNAKPLNDPDRRHLSSFTYLRLCSTLLQNHNFLEFERFVKQMHGECVPMCR from the exons ATGGCTCATGAGATGGAAAAATTGGTAGGGACGAGCGAGGAGGAGGACGACGAAGAAGAAGAGGGGATGGAGCTGGAcgtcaaggaagaagaagaccagGACGAGGATGGGAGGATCCACGCTATGGTGGCCGACGACGTGGATATGGGCACTGGCGGACGATACTTCCTTCTACCTCCTGATCTGCCGCCGGAGGCAGGGGACCGGTCCGACACTCCCACACCATCGTCCGCGTCTGGGTCTCGGAGGAGCCGGCCAGCAGAGGAGAAAGAGCGGACGAAATTACGCGAGCGGCACCGTCGCGCCATCACAGGAAGGATCCTATCCGGCCTCCGTCGCCACGGCAACTACAACCTCCGAGTTCGCGCCGACATCAACGAGGTCATAGCGGCCCTGGCGCGCGAGGCTGGGTGGATCGTTCTCCCGGACGGCACCACGTTCCCTTCCTCCCAG GCTGCGAGGCCCGTCTCAGCGGTTGCATCCGCCTCCGCCACCCCGACTACGCCCACCTCCACCCAACCGCCGCTGTCTCCCTCACTGCCCTTCCGGGGCATATCCCCTGTCGGCGCTCTCCGAACGTTGGACCACCCCTCTGGCCGTCTCAAGGGCGTCTTCACTCCTCCCATCTCCACAGTGGATGGGCACTGCGGAATTACTGTTGCCGTGCCGGTCGGAGCTAACCGTGCCAGAGAGAAACTTACCGATAGCTACCCGCTTATCGACGACAGCACCAACTCCGGTAATGATAAACAG TCGATTGATGTAAAAACCAGGATGCCGGAGCGGGATTTCTCAGGCACCTCTTATATTCCTGTTTACGTCATGCTCCCT CTCGGCGTGATTAACAAATACTGTGAAGTCGTTGATCCGGACTGTCTAGTTCAGCAGTTGAAGAACTTGAAATCGATAGGGATTGATGGCGTGATGGTTGACTGCTGGTGGGGGATAGTTGAGCCACATGTCCCACAGCAGTACAATTGGAAAGGTTACATTCGCCTTTTCGAGATTGTGAGAGATCTGAAGCTTAAGTTAAAg GTTGTCATGTCATTTCACGAATGTGGAGGTAATATTGGTGACAATTTGTGTATTCCTCTACCTCAATGGGTAGAAGAGATTGGCAGATGCAATCCAAATATCTATTTTACGGACTCAGAAGGGAGGTGCATCCCAGAATGTCTTTCCTGTGGCGTCAACAAAGAGAGAGTTTTACTTGCTCGAACTGCATTGGAG GTCTATTTTGATTTCATGAGAAGCTTCAGGGTAGAATTTGATCATTTCTTTGAGGATGGTACAATATGTGAGATTCAGATTGGCTTAGGCCCCAGTGGAGAGCTGCGTTACCCATCTTTTCCTCTGCGTCATGGATGGAGATATCCTGGCATTGGAGAATTTCAG TGTTATGATTTGTTTTTGcagaaacatttaaaaaaaactgCAGATGCAAGGGGTCATTCTGTCTGGGCCAGAGGACCTAATGATGTTGGTTCTTACAACTCTCAGCCGCATGAAACTGGATTCTTCAGTGATGGAGGAGAATATAATAGTCCATATGGTAGATTCTTTCTTGGTTGGTATTCACAAGTCTTGGTGGAACATTGCGATAATGTATTGTTTCTCGCTAAATTGGTCTTTGATAACTCTCCCATTGCTGTCAAG ATACCCGGTATCCACTGGTGGTATAAAACAGCTAGCCATGCCGCTGAGTTGACTGCTGGATTTTATAACCCATGCAACCGTGATGGCTATGCTCCAATAGCATCAATGCTTAAGAAGCATGGTGCAGCACTGAACTTCACCTGTAGTGAATTGTGCATTTCAGAACAGTTTGAAGATTTCCCAGAGGCAATGGCAGATCCTGAAGGTTTAGCCTGGCAG GTACTGAATGCTGCATGGGATGCTGGTATACCCGTGTCTAGTGAAAATGTTCTCCCCTGTTACGACAGAGATAGCTACACTAAGATATTGGACAATGCCAAGCCACTAAATGACCCCGACAGACGGCATCTATCATCATTCACCTATCTTAGGCTATGCTCCACACTTCTGCAAAATCACAACTTTTTAGAGTTTGAACGCTTTGTCAAACAAATGCACG GTGAGTGTGTTCCAATGTGTAGATGA
- the LOC121980834 gene encoding beta-amylase 2, chloroplastic-like isoform X2: protein MPERDFSGTSYIPVYVMLPLGVINKYCEVVDPDCLVQQLKNLKSIGIDGVMVDCWWGIVEPHVPQQYNWKGYIRLFEIVRDLKLKLKVVMSFHECGGNIGDNLCIPLPQWVEEIGRCNPNIYFTDSEGRCIPECLSCGVNKERVLLARTALEVYFDFMRSFRVEFDHFFEDGTICEIQIGLGPSGELRYPSFPLRHGWRYPGIGEFQCYDLFLQKHLKKTADARGHSVWARGPNDVGSYNSQPHETGFFSDGGEYNSPYGRFFLGWYSQVLVEHCDNVLFLAKLVFDNSPIAVKIPGIHWWYKTASHAAELTAGFYNPCNRDGYAPIASMLKKHGAALNFTCSELCISEQFEDFPEAMADPEGLAWQVLNAAWDAGIPVSSENVLPCYDRDSYTKILDNAKPLNDPDRRHLSSFTYLRLCSTLLQNHNFLEFERFVKQMHGECVPMCR, encoded by the exons ATGCCGGAGCGGGATTTCTCAGGCACCTCTTATATTCCTGTTTACGTCATGCTCCCT CTCGGCGTGATTAACAAATACTGTGAAGTCGTTGATCCGGACTGTCTAGTTCAGCAGTTGAAGAACTTGAAATCGATAGGGATTGATGGCGTGATGGTTGACTGCTGGTGGGGGATAGTTGAGCCACATGTCCCACAGCAGTACAATTGGAAAGGTTACATTCGCCTTTTCGAGATTGTGAGAGATCTGAAGCTTAAGTTAAAg GTTGTCATGTCATTTCACGAATGTGGAGGTAATATTGGTGACAATTTGTGTATTCCTCTACCTCAATGGGTAGAAGAGATTGGCAGATGCAATCCAAATATCTATTTTACGGACTCAGAAGGGAGGTGCATCCCAGAATGTCTTTCCTGTGGCGTCAACAAAGAGAGAGTTTTACTTGCTCGAACTGCATTGGAG GTCTATTTTGATTTCATGAGAAGCTTCAGGGTAGAATTTGATCATTTCTTTGAGGATGGTACAATATGTGAGATTCAGATTGGCTTAGGCCCCAGTGGAGAGCTGCGTTACCCATCTTTTCCTCTGCGTCATGGATGGAGATATCCTGGCATTGGAGAATTTCAG TGTTATGATTTGTTTTTGcagaaacatttaaaaaaaactgCAGATGCAAGGGGTCATTCTGTCTGGGCCAGAGGACCTAATGATGTTGGTTCTTACAACTCTCAGCCGCATGAAACTGGATTCTTCAGTGATGGAGGAGAATATAATAGTCCATATGGTAGATTCTTTCTTGGTTGGTATTCACAAGTCTTGGTGGAACATTGCGATAATGTATTGTTTCTCGCTAAATTGGTCTTTGATAACTCTCCCATTGCTGTCAAG ATACCCGGTATCCACTGGTGGTATAAAACAGCTAGCCATGCCGCTGAGTTGACTGCTGGATTTTATAACCCATGCAACCGTGATGGCTATGCTCCAATAGCATCAATGCTTAAGAAGCATGGTGCAGCACTGAACTTCACCTGTAGTGAATTGTGCATTTCAGAACAGTTTGAAGATTTCCCAGAGGCAATGGCAGATCCTGAAGGTTTAGCCTGGCAG GTACTGAATGCTGCATGGGATGCTGGTATACCCGTGTCTAGTGAAAATGTTCTCCCCTGTTACGACAGAGATAGCTACACTAAGATATTGGACAATGCCAAGCCACTAAATGACCCCGACAGACGGCATCTATCATCATTCACCTATCTTAGGCTATGCTCCACACTTCTGCAAAATCACAACTTTTTAGAGTTTGAACGCTTTGTCAAACAAATGCACG GTGAGTGTGTTCCAATGTGTAGATGA